DNA from Bacteroidota bacterium:
AAATTATCGGCTGAAGAATTAGTAAGCGAACTGGATTTTCTTTTCAAAAAGTTTGATGAGATTATTTCTAAATACAACATAGAAAAAATAAAAACTATCGGAGATGCTTATATGTGTGCCAGCGGGCTTCCCACACCAAACTCAAATCATGCAGAGTACATTGTTAAAGCAGCGTTGGAGATACAGGAATGGATGCAAAGCCCCACCCCAACCCTCCCCGTTAGGGAGGGAGAAAGTAATACAAGTCCTCCCCAATGGGGAGGATTTAGGAGGGGCTTGGAGGATTTAGGTGGGGCTTGGCAGTTACGCATCGGCATCCACACCGGTCCCGTCACCGCAGGAGTTGTTGGTGATAAAAAATTCGCTTACGACATTTGGGGGGATACGGTAAATACTGCCTCAAGAATGGAAAGTAGCGGAGAAGCAGGAAAGATAAATATCTCAGGAGTCACTTATACTCAACTAAACTCCCTCTCCTTTTGGGAGAGGACTGGGGTGAGGGCAGACTTTCGCGGAAAAATCCCTGCAAAGAATAAAGGAGAAATTGAAATGTATTTCGTTGAGAAATCTATTTTATAAAATAGGATGAGAAAATATTGTTTTGTATTTATTTTTCTTTACCCTTTAATTGCTTTTACACAGCAGTCAAAAATTGATTCACTTCAAAATCTCTTGATATCAGATAAAGAAGATTCAAACAAGGTCAATCACCTGAATCTGATTTCCGTCTGCTATTGGTACACTAGTCCCGATACCGCTTTTCATCTTTCTGAAAACGCACTTGCTCTTTCTGAAAAAATTGGATTTGAGAAAGGAGTGCCTGCTTCGCTGAACAATATGGGTGTGGTCAACTATCTTCAAGGTAATTTTAAAGAGGCAATGAACTATTTTCTCAAAACAATCAATGCCTACGAAAGAGCAAAAAATAAAACCGGTATTGCCGCAACGTATAACAACATAGGACTTGTACAATACGAACAGCATAATTATGCAAAGGCAATAGAGTACTATACGGTTGGTTTGAAAGTGTATGAAGAGTTGAATGACAAAACAAAAATCGGTGGCGTTTATAACAACATTGCTTCGTCTTATTATTATCTGAATGACTTTAAAAAATCAATTGAGTATCAGGAAAAATCTCTTGACATGGCTAAACAGATGGGAAACAAAAAAGCAGTAGCGACTTCTTTGGGCAACATCGGAATTATATACGATGAACTTTCTGATTTCAATAAAGCAGTTGATTATTATTCGAAAGCGCTGAATATTTTGAAGGAGCTGCAAGATAAAAATGGATTAGCGGCTACCTATGGGAAT
Protein-coding regions in this window:
- a CDS encoding adenylate/guanylate cyclase domain-containing protein, giving the protein KLSAEELVSELDFLFKKFDEIISKYNIEKIKTIGDAYMCASGLPTPNSNHAEYIVKAALEIQEWMQSPTPTLPVREGESNTSPPQWGGFRRGLEDLGGAWQLRIGIHTGPVTAGVVGDKKFAYDIWGDTVNTASRMESSGEAGKINISGVTYTQLNSLSFWERTGVRADFRGKIPAKNKGEIEMYFVEKSIL